A stretch of Desulfitobacterium dichloroeliminans LMG P-21439 DNA encodes these proteins:
- a CDS encoding nucleoside recognition domain-containing protein: MVNAIWLFMLVTGIIVAALNGRIEVVTESAMAAAELGVETAFGLIGVMSLWLGLMKLAEDAGFIKALARFFGPAIRRLFPTLREDSPALGAIIMNLSANVLGLGNAATPFGLKAMQELQKENPHPDTASPAMITFLALNTSCITLIPATIIAIRMKAQSVNPTEIIGPTIIATGCAMTLAITADYLIRRRSKS, from the coding sequence ATGGTTAATGCCATCTGGTTGTTCATGCTTGTTACAGGCATAATCGTGGCCGCCCTTAATGGAAGAATCGAAGTCGTTACGGAGTCGGCCATGGCAGCTGCAGAATTGGGTGTCGAGACGGCTTTCGGACTCATAGGTGTTATGAGTTTATGGCTGGGACTTATGAAGCTAGCCGAAGATGCGGGCTTCATAAAAGCCCTAGCTCGCTTTTTTGGGCCGGCGATTCGTAGGTTATTCCCGACACTTCGCGAGGACAGTCCGGCACTTGGCGCTATTATCATGAATTTAAGTGCTAATGTCTTGGGATTGGGGAATGCGGCAACGCCGTTTGGCCTTAAGGCCATGCAAGAGTTGCAGAAAGAAAACCCCCATCCGGATACAGCCAGCCCAGCCATGATAACATTCCTTGCCTTGAACACCTCTTGTATCACGTTGATTCCGGCGACAATCATAGCAATACGCATGAAAGCCCAGTCCGTTAATCCCACAGAGATTATCGGCCCTACTATTATTGCGACAGGCTGTGCCATGACTCTGGCAATCACAGCCGATTATCTAATACGGCGGAGGTCGAAATCATGA
- the ytfJ gene encoding GerW family sporulation protein, giving the protein MGNHPIEVLMKSAMESIQAMVDVNTIIGDPVESPDGSVIIPVSRVCCGFAAGGSEFAPPEGDRDEGDKKEKPTAFPFGGGSGAGVSVQPVGFLVVGHGQIRLLPIDHNVVIDRLFDEIPNLMDKLSGMIRKEKPKDHLDKEDIIILDH; this is encoded by the coding sequence ATGGGAAATCATCCCATTGAGGTATTGATGAAGAGTGCTATGGAAAGCATTCAAGCCATGGTAGATGTCAATACGATTATAGGGGATCCTGTTGAATCTCCGGATGGTTCGGTGATTATTCCGGTATCCAGAGTGTGTTGTGGATTTGCGGCAGGAGGTAGCGAATTTGCTCCTCCAGAAGGGGATAGAGATGAGGGGGATAAGAAAGAAAAACCGACAGCATTCCCCTTTGGCGGAGGTAGCGGCGCCGGGGTATCGGTTCAACCGGTTGGCTTCTTGGTTGTGGGACATGGACAAATACGTCTACTGCCTATCGATCACAATGTGGTTATAGACCGCTTGTTCGATGAGATTCCGAATTTGATGGATAAACTATCGGGCATGATAAGGAAAGAGAAGCCAAAAGATCATCTGGACAAGGAAGATATCATCATTCTTGATCATTGA
- a CDS encoding glycosyltransferase, translating into MLFVVLPAYNEEAALRILLDDIREACRNIPTQIIVVNDASTDQTLQIAQAYARNYPQVRVVSHPENKGLGGSLMTGFKQAFHLRRNLPKEGLVWEKDYYHDIILTMDADNTHPADRIPLMVEQINLGADLVVASRYALGGNQYGLHPLRKLLSWGAGQVMGRFFPVEGLKDYSCGYRAYRASILENTYLIYDEELIESRSFAGMVELLVKVVNYCHDIREIPFDLHYEKKQGKSKMKVLATIGGYFSLIIRLKKETWGWVEWVRE; encoded by the coding sequence ATGCTTTTTGTCGTCTTACCCGCTTACAATGAAGAAGCAGCACTTAGAATATTGCTTGATGATATACGTGAGGCTTGTCGGAACATTCCCACCCAGATTATTGTGGTCAATGATGCCAGCACCGACCAAACGCTGCAAATTGCTCAAGCTTACGCTCGCAACTACCCTCAAGTCCGTGTTGTATCCCATCCGGAAAACAAAGGATTGGGTGGTAGCTTAATGACAGGATTTAAGCAGGCCTTCCATTTGCGGAGAAATCTGCCTAAGGAAGGCCTGGTGTGGGAAAAAGACTACTACCACGATATCATCCTTACAATGGATGCCGATAATACTCATCCTGCGGACCGCATCCCCCTCATGGTGGAACAGATTAACCTCGGAGCTGATTTAGTGGTAGCCTCTCGTTATGCGCTCGGTGGCAATCAATATGGTCTTCATCCACTGCGAAAGCTACTCTCTTGGGGTGCAGGACAAGTGATGGGGCGCTTTTTCCCTGTTGAGGGACTTAAGGATTATTCCTGTGGTTACCGAGCTTATCGGGCCTCTATCTTAGAAAATACCTATCTTATTTATGATGAGGAACTGATTGAGAGTCGTAGCTTTGCCGGCATGGTGGAGCTCTTAGTAAAAGTTGTGAACTATTGTCATGATATCAGGGAGATTCCTTTTGATTTGCATTATGAGAAGAAACAAGGCAAGAGCAAAATGAAAGTCTTAGCAACGATTGGGGGATATTTCTCTTTAATCATCCGTCTGAAAAAGGAAACATGGGGTTGGGTGGAATGGGTCAGAGAGTAA
- a CDS encoding CBS domain-containing protein, with protein MKVILSHRQMDFDALASMVAAQKIFPDSVMVVDGKSNPYVQDFVALAKDSLLFWRAKDVDWSKVQQIVLVDTHDLQRVAGLKGEGTLDNIPLIIYDHHPYQGHLAEGMHIESIGACTTLIVEEIKKLNLRLSSFEATLFALGIYEDTGSLLFESTTVRDIKAVAYLLEQGANLGVVAEYLRKPLIEEQKELLHQLLDHGETIDFHGQPAYISWAESEEYVGGLAILAHRVGEMEGAETLFLVVHMENRVYLVGRSRGRGIEVNRITQAFGGAGHPRAASATIKNVSVAEILEQLKHELEHLAPRIDRVKDIMSYPVKTVSPEMRLSEVEQILLRYGHTGVPVAQDDKLVGIISRRDVDKALKHGLEHAPVKGFMTKEVIVVDANDSWEDVQKTMVLHDIGRVPVLEDGKLAGIVSRSDILRIIHGCAVPTEMSLTRNRSLAMTEDILQLFSELPERIRKLLRAAQQAGDELGYSVFVVGGFVRDLLLKVPTQDLDLVIEGDGHAFARVLAQRFPEGQLILHEQFGTARLEFPDGSHLDVARSRREDYASPGALPQVEESRLRDDMFRRDFTINAMAIAINSTRSGELVDYYGGLRDLKQGEIRFLHNLSFIEDPTRILRAIRFAGRYGFRLAKETRDGVDTALSTGVLRKLSNERFTEELMHMLRELRFGVMGESLLQMGVLKEWFESELAWDFTHPVLNKEVPPKRKWLICLRKMDLSQFERVQEKLRLSKELRGLTQKFFEVMTGLSVLRSSDKISLEDLDHYLEGLPKVILEVLMLDERFHDSLKRYHEATEGIKQKVDGMTLLQWGIKEGPEIGRILKSIRSAWLEGEIHSEEDEQKFVAEILKNNPTKST; from the coding sequence ATGAAAGTGATTCTTAGCCATCGCCAGATGGATTTTGATGCCTTGGCTTCCATGGTGGCCGCGCAAAAGATTTTTCCGGACAGTGTCATGGTTGTGGACGGAAAATCCAATCCTTATGTTCAAGACTTTGTTGCTTTAGCTAAAGACAGTCTGCTATTTTGGCGTGCCAAAGATGTGGACTGGAGTAAGGTGCAACAGATTGTGCTTGTGGATACTCATGATCTGCAACGAGTTGCGGGGCTAAAGGGAGAGGGGACGCTGGATAATATCCCCTTAATAATCTATGATCACCATCCCTACCAAGGGCACCTAGCAGAAGGAATGCACATCGAAAGCATTGGCGCCTGTACAACCTTGATTGTTGAAGAGATTAAGAAGCTAAATCTCCGACTTAGCTCTTTTGAAGCGACACTTTTTGCTTTAGGAATCTATGAGGACACGGGAAGTTTGCTTTTTGAGAGCACGACTGTGCGTGATATCAAGGCGGTTGCCTATCTCCTCGAACAAGGTGCAAATTTGGGAGTTGTAGCAGAATATCTTCGCAAGCCTTTAATTGAAGAGCAAAAAGAACTCCTGCATCAATTGTTGGACCATGGAGAAACCATAGATTTCCATGGTCAGCCCGCTTATATTTCTTGGGCTGAAAGTGAGGAATATGTGGGAGGACTCGCCATTCTAGCTCATCGTGTTGGGGAAATGGAAGGGGCGGAAACCTTATTTTTAGTGGTCCACATGGAAAACCGGGTCTATCTGGTAGGACGTTCCCGTGGCCGAGGTATAGAGGTCAACCGCATCACCCAAGCCTTTGGTGGAGCGGGACACCCACGCGCAGCTTCGGCAACTATAAAAAATGTCTCTGTGGCAGAGATCCTAGAGCAACTTAAGCATGAACTGGAACATCTAGCCCCTCGAATTGATCGGGTGAAGGATATTATGAGCTATCCGGTTAAAACAGTTTCCCCTGAGATGAGGCTCAGCGAAGTGGAGCAGATTCTCCTCAGATATGGGCATACGGGAGTGCCTGTAGCTCAAGATGATAAGCTAGTCGGGATTATTTCTCGTCGTGATGTGGATAAAGCTCTTAAACATGGTCTGGAACATGCACCAGTCAAAGGTTTTATGACAAAAGAAGTCATCGTGGTGGATGCCAACGACAGTTGGGAAGATGTACAAAAGACCATGGTTCTGCATGATATCGGAAGAGTGCCGGTTCTGGAAGACGGAAAACTTGCAGGAATCGTTTCGCGCTCGGACATTCTGCGTATCATTCATGGGTGTGCGGTACCTACAGAAATGTCATTGACTCGGAATCGTAGCTTAGCCATGACAGAAGATATTTTGCAATTATTCTCGGAGTTGCCGGAACGAATACGCAAGCTCTTGCGGGCAGCCCAACAGGCTGGCGATGAGTTAGGTTATTCGGTATTCGTTGTAGGAGGCTTTGTTCGGGATCTGCTTCTCAAGGTACCAACCCAAGACCTTGATTTAGTTATTGAAGGGGATGGACATGCCTTCGCCCGAGTTCTTGCCCAGCGGTTTCCAGAGGGTCAATTGATTCTTCATGAACAATTTGGAACAGCACGGTTGGAATTTCCGGATGGATCTCACCTAGATGTGGCTCGTTCACGCCGTGAGGATTATGCTTCCCCAGGTGCACTACCGCAAGTTGAAGAATCTCGCTTGAGAGATGATATGTTTCGTCGGGACTTTACAATCAACGCCATGGCTATTGCCATTAATTCTACCCGCTCTGGGGAATTGGTAGATTATTATGGAGGACTAAGAGATCTCAAACAAGGTGAGATTCGTTTTCTACATAACCTCAGCTTTATTGAGGATCCCACCCGTATCCTGCGCGCCATTCGTTTTGCCGGACGTTATGGCTTTCGACTTGCTAAAGAAACCCGGGATGGGGTAGATACAGCTTTGAGTACGGGGGTTCTGAGAAAATTAAGTAACGAACGGTTTACGGAAGAATTGATGCATATGCTCAGGGAATTGAGATTTGGGGTGATGGGGGAGTCCCTGCTTCAGATGGGAGTACTTAAGGAGTGGTTTGAGTCTGAGCTCGCCTGGGATTTTACCCATCCTGTGCTAAATAAAGAAGTTCCCCCGAAAAGAAAATGGTTGATCTGCCTACGCAAGATGGACCTATCCCAGTTCGAGAGGGTGCAGGAAAAGCTTCGTTTGTCTAAGGAGCTTAGAGGGCTTACGCAAAAGTTTTTTGAGGTCATGACAGGACTTTCAGTCTTAAGAAGTTCAGATAAGATATCTTTGGAAGATTTGGATCATTATCTCGAAGGTTTACCGAAGGTCATTTTAGAAGTCCTGATGCTGGATGAACGGTTTCACGATTCTCTAAAAAGATACCACGAGGCAACTGAAGGAATAAAACAGAAGGTGGATGGAATGACGTTACTACAGTGGGGTATTAAAGAAGGTCCCGAGATAGGACGCATCCTTAAAAGCATCCGCTCTGCTTGGTTAGAGGGCGAAATTCACAGTGAGGAAGATGAACAAAAGTTTGTCGCTGAGATTCTTAAGAATAACCCTACCAAATCGACCTAA
- a CDS encoding DUF2953 domain-containing protein — MQILALLVAALLWLGVILWIHAKLDFRYRRYEENDDIEVELSACRGLWKFNMSIPTVQLAWEDGPIIETTQETEAPTGEKRVGFQALKVRYLRIGFLYELFPDIPSLIIEFKRVKKKFYRGIHCTSFDWEIEYGHENPATTAIVAGSFWGMIGYSLSRMYNQITMDTQEPRIMVTPQFKKPGFSCDIQCSFHLRIAHIMLAGWDLSRIFLRRILR, encoded by the coding sequence GTGCAGATTTTAGCACTCTTGGTCGCGGCCTTACTCTGGTTAGGTGTAATCCTATGGATACATGCAAAGTTAGACTTTCGATATCGCCGCTACGAAGAAAATGACGATATTGAAGTTGAACTTTCCGCTTGTAGAGGTTTGTGGAAATTCAACATGAGTATCCCAACAGTCCAATTAGCATGGGAAGATGGGCCAATCATTGAAACTACACAGGAAACAGAAGCTCCAACAGGGGAGAAAAGAGTGGGCTTTCAAGCCCTGAAAGTTCGGTATCTGCGGATAGGATTTCTCTACGAACTTTTTCCCGATATCCCCTCTTTAATCATCGAGTTTAAGCGGGTGAAGAAGAAGTTTTATCGTGGTATTCATTGTACCTCTTTTGATTGGGAGATAGAGTATGGTCATGAAAACCCTGCGACAACAGCCATAGTAGCGGGTAGCTTCTGGGGGATGATAGGATATTCTTTGTCTAGGATGTACAACCAAATTACTATGGATACTCAAGAACCTCGAATCATGGTGACGCCTCAATTTAAAAAACCAGGCTTCAGCTGTGATATCCAATGCAGCTTTCATCTGCGCATCGCCCATATTATGCTGGCAGGCTGGGACTTGTCGCGTATTTTCCTTAGAAGAATTTTAAGGTGA
- a CDS encoding segregation and condensation protein A, with the protein MSGGASLNHSTISVPYVELPAFQGPMDLLLHLIQQEKVDIYDIPIAKITDQFIQVVRQMENLDMEVTSEFLVLVAQLLQIKSRYLLPKPVKDIPEEEEVDPRQELVERLLAYRAFKQAAETLGDIQISSGLRYFREVDVEEIRSQFPVVDPQDGVQFDALWQAFQRIIERAEQGEEIRTVEPDEIPIEMMVDDVLRRVILQPRGIRFSQLIRGTKRMEIIVSFLALLELLKSGKIHCEQSSQNEEIFLFPTEKAWEFTEGE; encoded by the coding sequence ATGAGCGGAGGAGCGTCCCTAAACCACAGCACAATCTCCGTTCCTTATGTGGAGCTACCGGCCTTTCAAGGTCCAATGGATCTATTGCTCCACCTAATTCAACAAGAAAAAGTAGACATCTATGATATTCCTATTGCCAAAATCACCGATCAATTCATTCAAGTAGTGCGTCAAATGGAAAATCTCGATATGGAAGTGACCAGTGAGTTTTTAGTCTTAGTTGCCCAGCTTCTGCAAATTAAGTCTCGATATCTACTGCCTAAGCCAGTGAAGGATATTCCTGAAGAGGAAGAAGTGGACCCCAGACAAGAGTTAGTGGAACGGCTCTTAGCTTACCGGGCTTTTAAGCAGGCTGCTGAAACCTTGGGAGATATCCAGATTTCTTCAGGTCTCAGGTACTTTCGCGAAGTCGATGTCGAAGAGATCCGCAGCCAATTCCCTGTGGTTGACCCCCAAGATGGGGTGCAATTTGACGCTTTGTGGCAGGCCTTTCAGCGAATCATTGAACGAGCGGAGCAAGGTGAAGAGATTAGGACCGTTGAACCGGACGAGATTCCAATTGAGATGATGGTCGATGATGTACTGCGCCGAGTCATTCTACAGCCGCGAGGTATTCGTTTTAGCCAATTGATTCGTGGCACAAAGCGTATGGAGATTATTGTCTCCTTCTTGGCCTTGCTCGAGCTATTAAAATCCGGAAAAATTCATTGTGAACAAAGCTCGCAGAATGAGGAGATCTTTTTATTCCCAACCGAAAAGGCTTGGGAGTTTACTGAAGGGGAGTAG
- the scpB gene encoding SMC-Scp complex subunit ScpB, with protein MLFREREIAGVEALLFVADHPLTKERLAEILQLSIKEIAEILYELKQRYASPSNGVNLVEVNGGYKLGTKPEMSAFIESLYLQPAQGLSGAALEVLAIIAYKQPVTKGEVDFIRGVQSDRALATLVEKGLVKEVGRKEGPGRPILYGTTEQFLIHFGLKSIEELPQLNFESMREVALAEGLADEYIEDSIEDSIEEPAEGLGEEKTFEPLED; from the coding sequence ATGTTGTTTCGAGAAAGAGAAATTGCGGGGGTCGAAGCGCTATTATTTGTTGCCGATCATCCCTTGACTAAGGAGCGTTTAGCGGAAATCCTTCAGTTAAGTATCAAAGAAATAGCAGAAATACTCTATGAGCTTAAGCAACGCTATGCATCACCCTCAAACGGAGTTAATCTTGTTGAGGTGAACGGGGGGTATAAGCTTGGGACCAAACCAGAGATGTCAGCTTTTATCGAGAGCTTATATCTTCAGCCCGCCCAAGGATTGTCGGGTGCTGCGTTAGAGGTGTTAGCCATAATCGCCTATAAACAACCGGTCACCAAAGGTGAAGTGGACTTTATTCGGGGAGTGCAATCTGATCGAGCCTTGGCAACTTTAGTAGAAAAGGGCTTAGTGAAAGAGGTGGGCCGTAAAGAAGGTCCGGGACGTCCCATTCTTTATGGAACCACGGAACAATTTCTGATTCACTTTGGTCTTAAATCGATTGAGGAATTGCCGCAATTGAATTTTGAGAGTATGAGGGAAGTTGCTCTGGCTGAAGGATTAGCAGATGAGTACATAGAGGATTCTATTGAGGATTCTATAGAGGAGCCAGCAGAGGGGCTCGGCGAAGAGAAGACTTTCGAACCATTAGAGGATTGA
- the trpS gene encoding tryptophan--tRNA ligase, with amino-acid sequence MKGRIFSGMRPTGSLHIGHLSVIQNWVKLQTEYESYFGIVDQHALTTGYEDHLDFKSLNREIALDWLSVGIDPDKAAVFIQSHVQEHAELHLLLSMITPLSWLERVPTYKDQMQQLGKDGGKDLSTYGFLGYPLLMAADILVYKADTVPVGEDQIPHVELCREIARRFNHIYGTVFPEPKALIGKVALLPGVDGRKMSKSYNNTISLTASTDEIKSKVQQMVTDPARLRKDDPGHPEVCVVYKFHQIYTPEVAQVEDSCRGGKIGCVACKRHLAENLDKLLNPFRERRAVWEEPGKVEKVLEQGAEQARRKTQETMKEVRQMMGLR; translated from the coding sequence GTGAAGGGAAGAATTTTTAGTGGCATGCGACCTACCGGGAGCTTGCATATTGGCCATCTTAGCGTGATTCAGAATTGGGTCAAGCTACAAACCGAATATGAGAGTTATTTCGGTATTGTGGATCAACATGCGTTGACCACAGGATATGAGGATCATTTGGATTTTAAATCATTAAATCGAGAAATAGCTTTGGATTGGCTTAGCGTGGGAATCGATCCGGATAAGGCGGCTGTATTCATTCAATCGCACGTCCAGGAACATGCGGAGCTTCATCTTCTTTTATCTATGATAACCCCTCTTTCTTGGTTAGAGCGGGTGCCAACCTATAAAGATCAAATGCAACAGCTAGGGAAAGATGGGGGAAAGGATCTGTCCACTTATGGATTTTTGGGGTATCCTCTTTTGATGGCAGCGGATATCTTGGTTTATAAAGCGGACACTGTACCGGTTGGGGAAGATCAGATTCCCCATGTTGAACTCTGCCGCGAAATCGCGCGGCGGTTTAATCATATCTATGGCACTGTATTTCCGGAGCCCAAGGCGCTCATCGGTAAAGTTGCTCTTTTACCCGGGGTTGATGGTCGTAAAATGAGTAAGAGCTATAATAATACTATTTCCTTAACCGCTTCTACAGACGAAATAAAAAGTAAAGTTCAACAGATGGTGACCGATCCGGCCCGTTTGCGTAAGGATGACCCGGGGCACCCTGAAGTCTGTGTGGTCTATAAATTTCATCAGATCTATACACCTGAAGTAGCACAAGTAGAAGATAGCTGTCGAGGCGGAAAAATCGGTTGCGTGGCCTGTAAACGTCATTTGGCCGAAAACCTTGACAAGCTGTTGAACCCATTCCGTGAACGACGCGCTGTCTGGGAAGAGCCCGGTAAGGTTGAAAAAGTCTTAGAACAGGGAGCTGAACAAGCTCGTCGCAAAACCCAAGAAACCATGAAAGAAGTTCGTCAAATGATGGGGCTAAGATGA
- a CDS encoding site-2 protease family protein, translating to MFNFTTIIANIPALLIGFAFHEYAHAWVADRLGDPTPRSQGRLTMNPFVHLDIFGTLMAVLYSFGWAKPVQTQPHYFKGNKERGRILVSIAGPLSNLVVAFLAMFLWIITLAFLGDSSWSNTISQLFRAVVVLNLGLGVFNMLPIPPLDGFSILRGVVPRKYSNVLNTLETYGMFILVIILFTNFLGAFLRPVVSGLYAFYRDTAIFLLSPFIG from the coding sequence TTGTTCAATTTTACGACGATTATTGCCAACATACCGGCTTTGCTTATTGGATTTGCTTTTCATGAATACGCCCATGCCTGGGTTGCTGATCGCTTAGGGGATCCGACTCCCAGGAGTCAAGGTCGACTAACCATGAACCCTTTTGTTCATCTGGATATATTCGGAACCCTTATGGCGGTGCTTTATTCTTTTGGTTGGGCAAAACCGGTACAGACACAGCCTCATTATTTCAAAGGGAATAAAGAACGTGGGAGAATCTTGGTATCCATTGCTGGCCCCTTGTCTAACCTTGTGGTTGCTTTTTTGGCCATGTTCCTTTGGATTATTACCTTGGCATTCCTTGGAGATTCATCATGGTCGAACACAATCTCACAACTATTCAGGGCCGTAGTTGTGCTGAATTTAGGTCTAGGCGTGTTTAATATGCTTCCCATCCCACCATTAGATGGGTTTTCGATCTTAAGAGGGGTTGTACCACGGAAGTATAGTAATGTACTCAACACCTTGGAGACTTATGGTATGTTTATTTTGGTTATAATACTCTTTACTAACTTCTTAGGGGCGTTCCTTCGTCCTGTTGTATCAGGGCTCTATGCTTTCTATCGTGATACCGCTATATTTTTGCTCTCGCCTTTTATTGGGTAA
- a CDS encoding LCP family protein, whose protein sequence is MSENKKWNRIIHSFQVYGFNAIIGFGLGMVIVFAILAFSGNQFDVRQEAQGSNALTLSSQEGSSSQQSEQIHRSEDTEPLFAGEQILPQSSLPIDTSSNIELKDRFTVLLVGMDNRPGEIISNTDTLIVASLDQKAKKMVLLSIPRDTQVMLNKKKEKINALARLGKGPISTQQYIQELIGTPIDGYVLTNFQGFKNIVDSMGGITINVEKDMYYDTGDEKDRYINLKKGSQRLNGTQALQYARFRNDELADISRASRQQEVIKAIVAEATTPRNLPKLPIIIPKVYQAIETNLNLGQVWSLAVAFKNKDTYAVINQTLPGQFSDEEGISYWRIDPKESMGILNDLFQGRTTPIFDNIRKVQSPAQKQAVDMKKTDSQEVPILVEVVKSAEDSPNADGNATNESEITFEVLE, encoded by the coding sequence TTGAGCGAAAATAAAAAATGGAATCGGATAATTCACTCCTTTCAGGTTTATGGGTTCAATGCCATCATTGGCTTTGGCCTAGGAATGGTTATTGTTTTTGCTATCCTTGCTTTTTCAGGTAACCAGTTCGATGTTAGACAGGAAGCTCAGGGTAGCAACGCTCTAACCTTATCGTCCCAAGAGGGGAGTTCAAGTCAGCAGTCAGAGCAAATCCACCGTAGTGAGGACACAGAGCCTCTGTTTGCAGGCGAACAAATACTCCCCCAGAGCAGCTTGCCGATTGATACTTCGAGTAATATTGAACTAAAGGATCGCTTTACCGTATTATTGGTCGGTATGGATAATCGTCCTGGTGAGATTATCAGTAACACGGATACACTAATTGTGGCAAGTTTAGATCAAAAGGCTAAAAAGATGGTTTTGCTTTCAATCCCCCGCGACACACAGGTGATGTTGAATAAGAAAAAGGAAAAAATCAATGCTCTTGCTCGTTTGGGGAAAGGCCCTATCTCGACTCAACAGTATATACAAGAGCTAATCGGAACCCCTATCGATGGCTATGTTCTCACAAACTTTCAGGGATTTAAAAACATCGTAGATAGCATGGGTGGTATTACGATAAATGTAGAAAAAGATATGTACTATGACACGGGAGATGAAAAGGATCGTTATATTAATTTGAAAAAGGGTAGCCAACGTCTCAATGGGACCCAGGCTTTACAATATGCTCGGTTCCGCAATGATGAACTTGCTGATATTTCTCGAGCCTCTCGTCAGCAAGAAGTAATCAAAGCTATAGTGGCAGAAGCCACCACCCCACGCAATTTGCCGAAACTGCCAATTATTATACCTAAAGTCTATCAAGCTATTGAGACGAATCTGAATCTTGGGCAGGTCTGGTCTTTGGCCGTAGCTTTTAAAAATAAAGATACCTATGCAGTAATCAACCAAACCCTTCCTGGTCAATTCTCAGACGAAGAAGGGATAAGCTATTGGAGAATTGATCCGAAGGAATCTATGGGTATCTTGAATGATCTTTTTCAAGGGCGCACCACTCCCATATTTGATAACATCCGCAAAGTTCAATCTCCCGCGCAAAAGCAGGCCGTGGATATGAAGAAAACCGATTCACAAGAGGTGCCTATCCTTGTCGAAGTGGTGAAGTCTGCAGAAGATTCTCCTAATGCCGATGGCAACGCTACAAATGAGTCCGAAATAACCTTCGAAGTCTTGGAATAG
- a CDS encoding spore maturation protein, protein MSFIAEISRWAIPCLLLIIPIIAYLRKVPVYESFVTGAEEGFRTAIRILPFLVGMLVSIRIFVDSGALEILAQLLEPVLIVLGLDPELTAIIPLAVMRPLSGSGALGVATQLINQYGPDSFIGRLASTLQGSTDTTFFVLTVYFGSVGIKKYRYALKLGLLADLTGLIASLWIVHKMFY, encoded by the coding sequence ATGAGTTTCATTGCCGAGATCTCCCGTTGGGCAATTCCATGCTTATTGCTGATCATTCCTATAATTGCTTATCTGCGCAAGGTCCCGGTTTATGAATCCTTTGTCACAGGGGCAGAAGAAGGCTTTAGAACGGCAATTCGCATTCTGCCCTTTCTCGTGGGCATGCTTGTGTCCATCCGTATTTTTGTCGATTCTGGAGCACTAGAGATCCTAGCCCAACTGCTGGAACCCGTCTTAATAGTTTTGGGCTTGGATCCAGAGCTGACTGCAATTATCCCCTTGGCAGTAATGCGACCTCTGAGCGGCTCGGGAGCCTTAGGAGTAGCGACCCAATTGATCAATCAATATGGTCCGGACTCCTTCATTGGCCGACTAGCTTCGACACTTCAAGGCAGCACGGATACTACTTTTTTTGTTCTAACTGTATATTTTGGCTCGGTGGGTATTAAGAAATACCGCTATGCCCTTAAGTTGGGCCTCCTAGCTGACTTGACTGGGCTGATTGCTTCCCTTTGGATTGTTCATAAAATGTTTTATTAA